Proteins from a genomic interval of Nerophis lumbriciformis linkage group LG01, RoL_Nlum_v2.1, whole genome shotgun sequence:
- the olfml3a gene encoding olfactomedin-like protein 3B isoform X1, giving the protein MKPVLFLLLLSTGWTLCRAQVYHQALMDYLENRLLAVEGHVHLWQEQWRHHQVEVQDLRKQSTETMEALRQQHHGLSKDLAAAAARVELVERDMDSVESQTSPRACAKEADRVVEQGVWSQEESRGDQDQGWEEIPSRVSDCVEIISSIRSVKILKRVGAPKGVWLRDPRSSKVYVFNGTAGDTVYQFASVKAFTQSPGGAGARSIRLPSSWRGSGVAVYNGYLYYVQQGADVRVVKYDLLSGEPADAAILPVESRSVVYGLNPETLADVAVDDHGLWLLYAGGESEANINLAKMDPVTLDIEHIWETPCPRDKSEAAFVACGSVYVVYNTRLPSRSRVQCVFDVNDKVASEEAPLFYFPRRYGAHASLKYNAEERQVYSWDDGYQILYRMNAKKKLS; this is encoded by the exons ATGAAGCCGGTGTTGTTTCTGCTGCTGCTGTCCACCGGCTGGACCCTGTGTAGGGCCCAGGTCTACCACCAGGCCCTCATGGACTATTTGGAGAATAGACTGTTGGCTGTTGAG GGCCACGTGCACCTGTGGCAGGAGCAATGGCGTCACCACCAGGTGGAGGTGCAGGACCTGCGCAAACAGTCCACCGAGACCATGGAAGCCCTGAGGCAGCAACACCACGGGCTGTCCAAAGacttggcggcggcggcggcccgGGTGGAGCTCGTGGAAAGAGACATGGACTCGGTGGAGAGCCAGACGTCACCGAGGGCCTGCGCTAAGGAGGCGGACCGGGTGGTGGAGCAGGGAGTGTGGAGCCAGGAGGAGAGCCGAGGAGACCAGGACCAGGGCTGGGAGGAGATTCCCTCCAGAGTGTCTG ATTGCGTGGAAATCATCTCTTCCATCCGCTCCGTGAAGATCCTGAAGCGGGTGGGCGCTCCGAAGGGCGTATGGCTCCGGGACCCAAGGTCGTCCAAGGTTTACGTCTTTAACGGGACAGCGGGCGACACCGTCTACCAGTTTGCGTCTGTGAAGGCCTTCACGCAATCGCCAGGGGGCGCCGGCGCCCGTTCCATCCGGCTGCCCTCTTCCTGGAGGGGGAGCGGCGTGGCTGTTTACAACGGCTACTTGTACTACGTCCAGCAGGGGGCGGACGTGCGTGTGGTCAAATACGACCTCTTGAGTGGCGAGCCGGCGGACGCCGCCATCCTCCCCGTGGAGAGTCGCTCCGTCGTTTACGGCCTCAACCCGGAGACGCTGGCAGACGTCGCGGTGGACGACCACGGCCTGTGGCTCCTTTACGCCGGCGGCGAGAGCGAGGCCAACATCAACCTGGCAAAGATGGACCCCGTCACGCTGGACATCGAGCACATCTGGGAGACCCCCTGCCCCAGGGACAAGTCGGAGGCGGCGTTTGTGGCGTGCGGGAGCGTCTACGTGGTATACAACACTCGCCTGCCAAGTCGCTCGCGTGTCCAGTGCGTCTTTGACGTCAACGACAAGGTGGCGAGCGAGGAGGCGCCGCTCTTCTACTTCCCTCGGCGGTACGGAGCCCACGCCAGCCTGAAGTACAACGCGGAGGAGAGACAGGTCTACAGCTGGGACGACGGATACCAGATCCTCTACCGGATGAACGCCAAGAAGAAACTGAGTTAG
- the olfml3a gene encoding olfactomedin-like protein 3B isoform X2 — MKPVLFLLLLSTGWTLCRAQVYHQALMDYLENRLLAVEEQWRHHQVEVQDLRKQSTETMEALRQQHHGLSKDLAAAAARVELVERDMDSVESQTSPRACAKEADRVVEQGVWSQEESRGDQDQGWEEIPSRVSDCVEIISSIRSVKILKRVGAPKGVWLRDPRSSKVYVFNGTAGDTVYQFASVKAFTQSPGGAGARSIRLPSSWRGSGVAVYNGYLYYVQQGADVRVVKYDLLSGEPADAAILPVESRSVVYGLNPETLADVAVDDHGLWLLYAGGESEANINLAKMDPVTLDIEHIWETPCPRDKSEAAFVACGSVYVVYNTRLPSRSRVQCVFDVNDKVASEEAPLFYFPRRYGAHASLKYNAEERQVYSWDDGYQILYRMNAKKKLS; from the exons ATGAAGCCGGTGTTGTTTCTGCTGCTGCTGTCCACCGGCTGGACCCTGTGTAGGGCCCAGGTCTACCACCAGGCCCTCATGGACTATTTGGAGAATAGACTGTTGGCTGTTGAG GAGCAATGGCGTCACCACCAGGTGGAGGTGCAGGACCTGCGCAAACAGTCCACCGAGACCATGGAAGCCCTGAGGCAGCAACACCACGGGCTGTCCAAAGacttggcggcggcggcggcccgGGTGGAGCTCGTGGAAAGAGACATGGACTCGGTGGAGAGCCAGACGTCACCGAGGGCCTGCGCTAAGGAGGCGGACCGGGTGGTGGAGCAGGGAGTGTGGAGCCAGGAGGAGAGCCGAGGAGACCAGGACCAGGGCTGGGAGGAGATTCCCTCCAGAGTGTCTG ATTGCGTGGAAATCATCTCTTCCATCCGCTCCGTGAAGATCCTGAAGCGGGTGGGCGCTCCGAAGGGCGTATGGCTCCGGGACCCAAGGTCGTCCAAGGTTTACGTCTTTAACGGGACAGCGGGCGACACCGTCTACCAGTTTGCGTCTGTGAAGGCCTTCACGCAATCGCCAGGGGGCGCCGGCGCCCGTTCCATCCGGCTGCCCTCTTCCTGGAGGGGGAGCGGCGTGGCTGTTTACAACGGCTACTTGTACTACGTCCAGCAGGGGGCGGACGTGCGTGTGGTCAAATACGACCTCTTGAGTGGCGAGCCGGCGGACGCCGCCATCCTCCCCGTGGAGAGTCGCTCCGTCGTTTACGGCCTCAACCCGGAGACGCTGGCAGACGTCGCGGTGGACGACCACGGCCTGTGGCTCCTTTACGCCGGCGGCGAGAGCGAGGCCAACATCAACCTGGCAAAGATGGACCCCGTCACGCTGGACATCGAGCACATCTGGGAGACCCCCTGCCCCAGGGACAAGTCGGAGGCGGCGTTTGTGGCGTGCGGGAGCGTCTACGTGGTATACAACACTCGCCTGCCAAGTCGCTCGCGTGTCCAGTGCGTCTTTGACGTCAACGACAAGGTGGCGAGCGAGGAGGCGCCGCTCTTCTACTTCCCTCGGCGGTACGGAGCCCACGCCAGCCTGAAGTACAACGCGGAGGAGAGACAGGTCTACAGCTGGGACGACGGATACCAGATCCTCTACCGGATGAACGCCAAGAAGAAACTGAGTTAG